In Phyllostomus discolor isolate MPI-MPIP mPhyDis1 chromosome 2, mPhyDis1.pri.v3, whole genome shotgun sequence, the following are encoded in one genomic region:
- the SNU13 gene encoding NHP2-like protein 1 encodes MTEADVNPKAYPLADAHLTKKLLDLVQQSCNYKQLRKGANEATKTLNRGISEFIVMAADAEPLEIILHLPLLCEDKNVPYVFVRSKQALGRACGVSRPVIACSVTIKEGSQLKQQIQSIQQSIERLLV; translated from the exons ACCGAGGCTGATGTGAACCCGAAGGCCTACCCTCTCGCAGACGCCCACCTCACCAAAAAGCTCTTGGACCTCGTGCAGCAGTCATGTAACTACAAGCAGCTTCGGAAAGGAGCCAACGAGG CCACCAAAACCCTCAACAGAGGCATCTCCGAGTTCATCGTGATGGCCGCCGACGCAGAGCCCCTGGAGATCATCCTGCACCTCCCGCTGCTGTGCGAAGACAAGAACGTGCCCTACGTGTTCGTGCGCTCCAAGCAGGCGCTGGGGCGGGCCTGTGGGGTCTCCAGGCCCGTCATCGCGTGTTCCGTCACCATCAAAGAGGGCTCGCAGCTGAAGCAGCAGATCCAGTCCATCCAGCAGTCTATTGAAAGGCTCTTGGTCTAA